The following coding sequences are from one Limnobacter sp. SAORIC-580 window:
- a CDS encoding F0F1 ATP synthase subunit epsilon: MSTIRVDVVSAEESIFEGEAEFVALPGEQGELGIYPRHTPLITRIKPGTVRIKIAGQAEEEVVFVNGGVLEVQPNAVTVLADTALRGSDLDEAKATEAKRLAEEALANRSADIDYAQAQAELASAIAQLQAIKRLRKVR, encoded by the coding sequence ATGTCGACAATCCGCGTGGACGTGGTGAGTGCAGAAGAATCAATCTTCGAAGGTGAAGCAGAGTTTGTTGCTTTGCCCGGAGAGCAGGGTGAGCTGGGTATTTACCCACGCCACACCCCGCTGATTACACGCATCAAGCCCGGTACAGTTCGCATCAAGATTGCGGGTCAAGCTGAGGAAGAAGTGGTGTTTGTAAACGGTGGCGTGTTGGAAGTACAACCCAACGCAGTGACTGTTCTTGCAGACACAGCCCTTCGCGGCAGCGACCTGGATGAAGCCAAAGCAACGGAAGCCAAGCGTTTGGCTGAAGAGGCATTGGCCAATCGCAGTGCGGACATTGACTATGCTCAAGCACAGGCTGAATTGGCTTCCGCGATTGCACAGTTGCAGGCCATCAAGCGCTTGAGAAAAGTACGCTAA
- the atpD gene encoding F0F1 ATP synthase subunit beta — protein MSTATNEGKIVQCIGAVIDVEFSRNNMPKVYDALTMEGSELTLEVQQQLGDGVVRTICLGASDGLRRGMAVKNTGKPISVPVGQGTLGRIMDVLGRPIDEAGPVTTDATRAIHQNAPAFDELSPSTELLETGIKVIDLICPFAKGGKVGLFGGAGVGKTVNMMELINNIAKQHGGYSVFAGVGERTREGNDFYHEMKDSNVLDKVALVYGQMNEPPGNRLRVALTGLTMAEYFRDEGRDVLLFVDNIYRFTLAGTEVSALLGRMPSAVGYQPTLAEEMGRLQERITSTKKGSITSVQAVYVPADDLTDPSPATTFAHLDATVVLSRDIASLGIYPAVDPLDSTSRQVDPNIIGEEHYNVARGVQQTLQRYKELRDIIAILGMDELSPEDKLAVARARKIQRFLSQPFTVAEVFTGSPGKYVSLKETIRGFKMIVNGECDHLPEQAFYMVGTIDEAFEKAKKIQ, from the coding sequence ATGAGTACTGCGACAAACGAAGGAAAAATCGTACAGTGTATCGGCGCGGTTATTGACGTTGAGTTTTCACGCAACAACATGCCGAAAGTGTACGACGCGCTAACCATGGAAGGTTCCGAACTGACACTGGAAGTTCAGCAGCAGCTGGGTGACGGTGTAGTTCGTACCATCTGTTTGGGTGCATCAGACGGCTTGCGCCGTGGCATGGCTGTGAAAAACACAGGCAAGCCAATTTCAGTTCCCGTGGGCCAAGGCACACTGGGCCGCATCATGGACGTGTTGGGTCGCCCAATCGATGAAGCAGGTCCCGTAACCACCGACGCAACACGTGCCATTCACCAGAACGCCCCTGCTTTCGACGAACTGTCACCCTCGACAGAACTGCTCGAAACAGGCATTAAGGTGATCGACTTGATCTGCCCGTTCGCCAAAGGCGGTAAGGTAGGCTTGTTCGGTGGTGCGGGTGTGGGCAAGACCGTGAACATGATGGAATTGATCAACAACATCGCCAAGCAACACGGTGGTTACTCCGTGTTTGCCGGTGTGGGTGAGCGTACTCGTGAGGGTAACGACTTCTACCACGAGATGAAAGATTCCAACGTGTTGGACAAAGTGGCACTGGTGTATGGCCAGATGAACGAGCCTCCCGGCAACCGTCTGCGCGTTGCGTTGACTGGCTTGACCATGGCTGAATACTTCCGTGACGAAGGCCGCGACGTTCTGCTGTTCGTGGACAACATTTACCGCTTTACATTGGCCGGTACTGAAGTGTCTGCGTTGTTGGGTCGTATGCCTTCTGCGGTGGGTTACCAGCCAACACTGGCCGAAGAAATGGGTCGCTTGCAAGAGCGTATTACTTCCACCAAGAAGGGCTCCATTACTTCAGTGCAAGCTGTATACGTTCCTGCGGATGACTTGACCGACCCGTCACCTGCTACAACGTTTGCTCACTTGGATGCGACAGTTGTGTTGTCTCGTGACATCGCTTCTTTGGGTATTTACCCTGCGGTGGATCCACTGGATTCCACATCACGCCAGGTTGACCCCAACATCATCGGCGAAGAGCACTACAACGTGGCTCGAGGCGTGCAGCAAACACTGCAGCGTTACAAGGAACTGCGCGACATTATCGCGATTTTGGGTATGGACGAATTGTCTCCAGAAGACAAGCTGGCCGTAGCCCGTGCGCGTAAAATCCAGCGTTTCCTGTCACAGCCTTTCACCGTGGCTGAAGTATTTACCGGTTCACCTGGTAAGTATGTGTCACTGAAGGAAACCATTCGCGGCTTCAAGATGATTGTGAACGGTGAGTGTGACCACTTGCCAGAGCAGGCTTTCTACATGGTAGGTACCATTGACGAAGCCTTCGAAAAAGCCAAGAAAATTCAGTAA
- the atpG gene encoding F0F1 ATP synthase subunit gamma: MSGMKEIRTKIKSVQNTRKITKAMEMVAASKMRKAQDRMRSARPYADKVRNICANLAKANPEYRHEYMVARDEIKNVAAIVVTTDKGLCGGLNTNILRLVTSKFQEFGAKGAKVRATAIGTKGAGFFNRIGVDVTSKVTGLGDKPHLEALIGAIKVQLDAYVAGEVDAVYLAYTRFVNTMKQEAVFEQLLPLGGDRLQADEGSTSWDYIYEPDAKAVIDDLLLRYIEALVYQAVAENMASEQSARMVAMKAASDNAKNVISELQLTYNKARQAAITKELAEIVGGAAAV; encoded by the coding sequence ATGTCAGGAATGAAGGAAATCCGGACCAAGATCAAGAGCGTGCAAAACACGCGAAAGATCACGAAGGCGATGGAAATGGTGGCTGCGTCCAAAATGCGCAAAGCCCAGGACCGTATGCGTTCGGCTCGTCCCTACGCGGACAAAGTTCGGAATATTTGCGCCAACCTGGCCAAGGCAAACCCTGAATACCGCCATGAATACATGGTGGCGCGCGACGAGATCAAAAACGTGGCTGCGATTGTTGTGACAACTGACAAAGGTCTGTGTGGTGGCTTGAACACCAACATTCTGCGTTTGGTGACCAGCAAATTTCAGGAGTTTGGTGCCAAGGGCGCAAAGGTACGAGCAACCGCAATCGGTACAAAGGGCGCTGGCTTCTTTAACCGCATTGGTGTTGATGTGACTTCCAAGGTAACGGGTCTTGGCGACAAGCCCCACCTTGAAGCACTGATCGGCGCGATCAAGGTTCAACTTGATGCGTACGTTGCAGGCGAAGTGGATGCTGTTTATTTGGCATACACCCGCTTTGTAAACACCATGAAGCAAGAAGCCGTGTTCGAGCAATTGCTGCCCTTGGGTGGCGACAGGCTGCAAGCCGATGAGGGTTCCACGTCGTGGGACTACATCTATGAGCCGGATGCGAAGGCCGTGATTGACGATTTGTTGCTGCGCTACATCGAAGCATTGGTGTATCAAGCAGTGGCAGAGAACATGGCTTCAGAACAATCAGCACGTATGGTTGCGATGAAGGCAGCGTCAGACAACGCCAAGAATGTGATCAGTGAACTGCAACTTACCTACAACAAAGCCCGCCAGGCTGCCATTACGAAAGAATTGGCAGAGATCGTCGGCGGCGCAGCGGCTGTGTAA
- the atpA gene encoding F0F1 ATP synthase subunit alpha, producing MQINPSEISELIKSRIEGLGSSADIRTQGTVVSVSDGICRVHGLSDVMQGEMLEFPGNTFGLALNLERDSVGVVILGSYEHISEGDMVKCTGRILEVPVGPELRGRVVNALGVPIDGKGPVNAKMTDVIEKVAPGVIERKSVDQPLQTGVKAIDAMVPVGRGQRELIIGDRQTGKTAVAIDAIINQKGTGVTCVYVAVGQKASSIVNVLRKLEEHGALEYTIVVVASASESAAMQYLAPYSGCTMGEYFRDRGEDALIVYDDLSKQAVAYRQISLLLRRPPGREAYPGDVFYLHSRLLERASRVNAEYVEKFTKGEVKGKTGSLTALPIIETQAGDVTAFVPTNVISITDGQIFLETDLFNAGIRPAINAGISVSRVGGAAQTKVVKKLSGGIRTDLAQYRELAAFAQFASDLDEATRRQLERGRRVVELLKQPQYAPLKTWEMALALFAINNGYLDDVEVSNVLPFEVSLRQFMQTSHKDLIDRIEQTYELSKDDEPKLHEAVKSFKKTGAY from the coding sequence ATGCAGATTAATCCCTCTGAGATCAGTGAACTGATCAAGAGCCGGATCGAAGGCCTCGGATCATCGGCCGACATCCGGACACAAGGTACTGTAGTGTCCGTGAGCGACGGTATTTGCCGCGTTCATGGTTTGTCAGATGTTATGCAAGGTGAAATGCTGGAATTCCCAGGCAACACCTTTGGTTTGGCGCTCAACCTGGAACGTGATTCCGTGGGTGTCGTTATTTTGGGTTCTTACGAGCACATTTCTGAAGGCGACATGGTCAAGTGTACCGGCCGTATTCTGGAAGTGCCTGTTGGTCCCGAGCTGCGTGGTCGCGTGGTAAACGCATTGGGTGTGCCTATTGATGGCAAGGGCCCAGTGAATGCCAAGATGACTGACGTGATCGAAAAAGTGGCACCTGGTGTTATCGAGCGTAAGTCAGTAGACCAGCCACTGCAAACCGGTGTAAAGGCGATTGACGCCATGGTTCCAGTTGGCCGAGGCCAGCGTGAATTGATCATTGGTGACCGCCAGACTGGTAAAACAGCTGTGGCGATCGACGCGATCATCAACCAGAAAGGCACTGGCGTAACTTGCGTGTACGTGGCTGTGGGCCAGAAAGCCTCCTCCATCGTGAACGTGTTGCGCAAGCTGGAAGAACACGGCGCACTGGAATACACCATTGTTGTGGTGGCTTCCGCTTCAGAATCAGCAGCCATGCAATACCTGGCTCCTTACTCTGGCTGCACCATGGGTGAATATTTCCGCGACCGCGGTGAAGACGCCCTGATCGTGTACGACGACCTGTCCAAGCAAGCTGTAGCCTACCGTCAAATTTCCCTGTTGCTGCGTCGCCCACCCGGCCGCGAAGCTTACCCAGGTGACGTGTTCTATCTACACAGCCGTTTGCTCGAGCGCGCATCACGCGTGAACGCCGAATATGTTGAAAAGTTCACCAAGGGTGAAGTGAAAGGCAAAACCGGTTCATTGACCGCACTGCCAATCATCGAAACCCAGGCTGGTGACGTAACAGCGTTCGTTCCAACCAACGTGATTTCGATTACTGACGGTCAAATCTTCCTGGAAACCGACTTGTTCAACGCCGGTATCCGTCCAGCGATTAACGCGGGTATTTCCGTGTCTCGCGTGGGTGGAGCAGCGCAAACGAAGGTGGTCAAGAAGCTGTCAGGCGGTATTCGTACCGACTTGGCCCAGTACCGTGAATTGGCTGCGTTTGCGCAGTTTGCTTCTGATCTTGACGAAGCAACCCGCCGCCAGCTGGAACGTGGTCGCCGTGTGGTTGAGTTGTTGAAGCAGCCCCAGTACGCCCCATTGAAAACATGGGAAATGGCACTGGCCCTGTTCGCAATCAACAATGGTTATTTGGATGATGTCGAGGTATCGAACGTTCTTCCTTTTGAGGTTTCTCTGCGTCAATTCATGCAGACAAGCCACAAGGACCTGATCGATCGTATCGAGCAGACTTACGAGTTGTCGAAAGACGATGAGCCAAAGCTGCACGAGGCCGTGAAATCATTCAAGAAAACTGGCGCGTATTAA
- a CDS encoding F0F1 ATP synthase subunit delta: MVELSTIARPYAEAAFDVAKTSNLNQWSDWLQSWSAVASNEDIKLLVSNPKLTDEQVLKVFVELTKTPAEAQAMNFLGALVENGRLLALPEIARQFEELKNSHEGSADAIIASAFPMSDAEVQNVRGALEKKFGSKLNVTVQVDESLIGGVCVTVGDQILDSSVRGKLNAMKAALTA; encoded by the coding sequence ATGGTCGAACTATCCACCATCGCCCGTCCTTACGCTGAGGCAGCGTTTGATGTTGCAAAAACCTCAAACCTGAACCAGTGGAGTGATTGGCTACAGTCGTGGTCGGCAGTCGCAAGCAACGAAGACATTAAATTGCTGGTCAGCAACCCAAAGTTGACTGACGAGCAAGTGTTGAAAGTGTTTGTTGAACTGACCAAGACACCGGCGGAAGCGCAAGCAATGAATTTTTTGGGTGCGCTTGTGGAAAATGGCCGTTTGCTGGCCTTGCCAGAAATCGCTCGACAGTTCGAAGAATTGAAGAACAGCCATGAAGGCTCTGCAGACGCGATCATCGCCTCTGCATTCCCCATGTCTGATGCTGAAGTTCAAAACGTACGTGGTGCATTGGAAAAGAAATTTGGTTCCAAACTGAACGTGACAGTTCAGGTGGACGAGTCGCTGATTGGTGGCGTTTGCGTCACTGTGGGCGATCAAATTTTGGATAGTTCGGTGCGCGGCAAACTTAACGCGATGAAGGCGGCTTTAACAGCCTAA
- a CDS encoding F0F1 ATP synthase subunit B, which translates to MNLNATLFAQLVVFFILAVFTMKFVWPPLIKSIDERAKKIADGLAAAERGKQALAEAGRKAEQELAVSRSENQQRLAEAEKRAQQIIEEAKQQAEVERKRILAQAEAEAANEAQRARDQLRDQLATLVVKGAEQILKKEVNAQAHADLLNQLKAEL; encoded by the coding sequence GTGAACTTAAACGCAACGCTGTTTGCTCAGCTCGTCGTTTTCTTCATCTTGGCGGTCTTTACGATGAAATTCGTATGGCCCCCGCTGATCAAGAGCATCGATGAGCGTGCAAAGAAAATCGCAGACGGCCTGGCCGCTGCAGAACGTGGTAAGCAGGCTTTGGCAGAAGCCGGTCGTAAAGCTGAACAGGAACTGGCTGTAAGCCGGTCTGAGAATCAGCAGCGCCTGGCCGAAGCAGAAAAGCGTGCCCAGCAGATTATTGAAGAGGCAAAACAACAAGCCGAAGTTGAACGCAAGCGAATTCTTGCGCAGGCTGAAGCGGAAGCTGCGAACGAAGCACAACGTGCCCGTGACCAGTTGCGCGATCAGTTGGCAACTCTCGTGGTGAAAGGCGCTGAACAAATCCTGAAGAAGGAAGTGAACGCCCAGGCCCACGCAGATTTGCTGAATCAACTGAAAGCGGAACTGTAA
- the atpE gene encoding F0F1 ATP synthase subunit C produces MTNVAFVALACGIIIGLGAIGACIGIAIMGGKYLEASARQPELMNELQTKMFVLAGLIDAAFLIGVGIAMMFAFANPFVG; encoded by the coding sequence ATGACTAACGTTGCTTTCGTAGCTCTTGCTTGCGGCATTATCATTGGTTTGGGTGCGATTGGTGCCTGTATCGGTATCGCGATCATGGGTGGTAAGTACCTGGAAGCTTCTGCTCGCCAGCCAGAACTGATGAACGAACTGCAAACAAAGATGTTCGTTTTGGCCGGTCTGATCGACGCTGCGTTCCTGATCGGTGTTGGTATCGCGATGATGTTCGCGTTTGCTAACCCATTTGTTGGTTAA
- the atpB gene encoding F0F1 ATP synthase subunit A — MASSPNGLTPSEYIVHHLQHFATDKQKFIVDFSVINLDTMFFSILSGLIVILMLRKAASKATSGVPGRFQGFVEMMVEMVENQSKAIVHGDRSFIAPLALTVFLWIVVMNAFDLVPVDLIPMAWGELLYALGFAASPGDPYMRVVATADLNGALGMSLGVLVLMLYYSVKIKGAGGFVHELFCAPFGANPLLWIPNFVLNLIEFAAKTVSLGMRLFGNMYAGELVFMLIALLGGAAALSLGGAFAFLGHVLAGTIWAIFHILIVLLQGFIFMMLTLIYIGQAHQGH; from the coding sequence ATGGCATCTTCACCGAATGGGCTAACCCCCTCAGAGTACATCGTCCATCACTTGCAGCATTTCGCTACCGATAAGCAAAAATTTATCGTCGATTTCTCAGTGATCAACCTGGACACGATGTTTTTCTCCATCCTGTCTGGTCTAATTGTGATTCTCATGCTGCGCAAAGCAGCTTCCAAAGCCACTTCTGGCGTACCCGGTCGTTTTCAGGGTTTCGTCGAAATGATGGTGGAAATGGTCGAGAACCAGTCCAAAGCCATCGTTCATGGCGACCGCAGTTTTATCGCGCCCCTGGCACTGACCGTGTTCCTCTGGATCGTGGTTATGAACGCTTTCGACTTGGTTCCAGTTGATCTGATCCCCATGGCTTGGGGTGAATTGTTGTACGCACTCGGCTTCGCAGCCAGCCCAGGTGATCCCTACATGCGTGTGGTGGCTACAGCCGACCTGAATGGTGCCTTGGGCATGTCTCTGGGTGTGTTGGTACTCATGCTGTACTACTCAGTCAAAATCAAGGGCGCGGGTGGTTTCGTTCATGAATTGTTCTGCGCGCCTTTTGGTGCCAACCCACTGCTGTGGATTCCCAACTTTGTATTGAACCTCATTGAATTTGCCGCGAAGACCGTGTCCCTGGGCATGCGACTGTTCGGCAACATGTACGCAGGCGAATTGGTATTTATGCTGATCGCCTTGCTGGGTGGCGCTGCTGCGTTGTCCTTGGGTGGAGCATTTGCCTTCTTGGGTCACGTGTTGGCCGGAACAATCTGGGCGATTTTCCACATTCTGATCGTGTTGCTTCAGGGCTTCATTTTCATGATGTTGACCTTGATCTACATTGGCCAGGCGCATCAGGGCCACTGA
- a CDS encoding ATP synthase subunit I — MNPAENTYPIKVKCGSAANMWKIVGLQWVVGVAVCLLMLLVSPIHAQSAAWGFVAVALPSTLFAARLALGSKTPMGGTFVFLTGEFLKVGATIAIMFVASQVDPNIVWWSLILTAVVTLKSYFLAFFLR, encoded by the coding sequence GTGAACCCTGCGGAAAACACGTATCCGATCAAGGTTAAATGTGGCAGCGCAGCAAATATGTGGAAAATAGTCGGGCTCCAATGGGTCGTCGGGGTGGCAGTTTGCCTCCTCATGTTGTTGGTGTCCCCAATTCACGCGCAGTCTGCCGCTTGGGGTTTCGTCGCCGTTGCGTTGCCGAGCACGTTGTTCGCCGCGCGTTTGGCCTTGGGTAGCAAAACGCCCATGGGCGGAACTTTTGTGTTTTTGACCGGAGAATTCCTGAAGGTTGGCGCAACAATCGCAATCATGTTTGTAGCGAGTCAAGTTGATCCGAACATTGTTTGGTGGTCCTTGATCCTCACAGCGGTCGTCACCCTCAAAAGCTATTTTTTGGCATTTTTCTTGAGATAA
- a CDS encoding ParB/RepB/Spo0J family partition protein yields the protein MNAIKRTKGLGRGLEALLGPSGDDANKDMGEQVMTLPLGKLQAGKYQPRSRMDESSLMELAESIKSQGIMQPILVRPIGSGKYEIIAGERRFRASKLAGLEEVPVLVRAVPDESALAMALIENIQREDLNPLEEALGVQRLIREFNLTHEDAARAIGRSRSATSNMLRLLNLAEPVQTMLLAGDIEMGHARALLALTAAEQIACANEVVNKRLSVRETEKLVNDWASDGDRQAAKPKQTADVRRLEEGLADWLASAVQLKANANGKGSVTIKFNNLDELDGVLERIGFPKEEL from the coding sequence ATGAACGCAATCAAACGCACCAAAGGTCTGGGCCGGGGCCTGGAAGCGCTATTAGGCCCTTCTGGCGACGATGCCAACAAAGACATGGGTGAGCAGGTGATGACGCTGCCTTTGGGCAAGCTTCAGGCCGGTAAGTACCAGCCGCGCTCCCGCATGGATGAGTCATCCCTGATGGAGCTGGCTGAGTCCATCAAAAGCCAGGGCATCATGCAACCCATTCTGGTTCGCCCGATCGGTTCTGGTAAATACGAAATTATTGCAGGCGAGCGTCGTTTCCGTGCGTCGAAACTGGCGGGCCTGGAAGAAGTGCCGGTGTTGGTGCGTGCGGTGCCCGACGAATCCGCTTTGGCCATGGCGTTGATTGAAAACATTCAGCGTGAAGACCTGAACCCGCTTGAAGAGGCCTTGGGCGTTCAGCGCCTCATTCGCGAATTCAATTTGACCCATGAAGATGCTGCCCGTGCCATCGGTCGATCCCGCAGTGCAACAAGCAACATGTTGCGTCTGCTCAACCTGGCTGAACCTGTTCAGACCATGTTGCTGGCTGGCGACATTGAAATGGGTCATGCTCGCGCCTTGCTTGCTTTGACGGCAGCCGAGCAAATTGCCTGTGCCAATGAAGTAGTCAACAAGCGTTTGTCGGTGCGTGAAACTGAAAAGCTGGTCAATGACTGGGCCAGCGACGGCGACCGCCAAGCGGCCAAACCCAAACAAACCGCGGACGTACGCCGGCTTGAAGAAGGTTTGGCCGACTGGTTGGCCAGCGCCGTTCAGTTAAAAGCCAATGCAAATGGCAAGGGCAGTGTTACTATTAAATTCAATAATTTGGATGAGCTGGACGGCGTGCTCGAGCGCATTGGCTTTCCCAAAGAAGAGCTTTAA
- a CDS encoding ParA family protein: protein MAKVFCIANQKGGVGKTTTAVNLAAGLAMAKQRVLLVDLDPQGNATMGCGIDKRSVKHTVYQVLVGMVGVAEATVRAEGEFDVLAANRELAGAEVEMVEFEDREIKLREAISEVDDQYDFILIDCPPALSLLTLNALCCANGVVIPMQCEYYALEGLSDLVNTIKQVCKNLNPNLTIIGLLRVMYDPRMTLAQQVSAQLEKHFGNKVFKTIIPRNVRLAEAPSYGVPGVLFDKTSKGAKAYLDFANEMVDRLGLPIAA from the coding sequence ATGGCGAAAGTTTTCTGCATAGCCAACCAGAAAGGTGGCGTGGGAAAAACCACCACAGCAGTGAATCTGGCTGCCGGTTTGGCCATGGCAAAACAGCGCGTGCTACTGGTTGATCTTGACCCCCAAGGCAACGCCACCATGGGCTGTGGCATCGACAAACGCAGCGTAAAACACACGGTTTATCAGGTGCTGGTGGGCATGGTGGGCGTGGCCGAGGCGACCGTTCGCGCAGAAGGCGAGTTTGATGTTTTGGCAGCCAACCGCGAACTTGCTGGCGCTGAAGTTGAAATGGTCGAGTTTGAAGACCGTGAAATCAAGCTGCGTGAAGCCATCTCTGAAGTGGATGACCAATACGATTTCATTTTGATCGATTGCCCACCTGCACTGTCTCTGCTCACCCTGAACGCCTTGTGTTGCGCCAATGGCGTGGTCATTCCCATGCAGTGCGAGTATTACGCACTGGAAGGTTTAAGTGATTTGGTCAATACCATCAAGCAAGTGTGCAAGAACTTGAACCCGAACCTGACCATTATCGGTCTGCTGCGCGTGATGTACGATCCGCGAATGACGCTTGCTCAGCAGGTTTCCGCTCAGCTGGAAAAGCATTTTGGCAACAAAGTATTTAAAACCATTATTCCCCGCAATGTGCGCTTGGCTGAAGCACCAAGCTACGGGGTGCCCGGTGTGTTGTTCGATAAAACCAGCAAGGGTGCAAAGGCCTATTTGGACTTCGCCAACGAAATGGTCGACCGACTGGGTCTTCCCATCGCCGCATAA